The following proteins come from a genomic window of Paenibacillus swuensis:
- the mfd gene encoding transcription-repair coupling factor: MKTLIEAFRKDADFQSIAAGVRKGMKEQLISGLVGSSRQIMIASLLKEMDQPLYIITHNMFSAQKIAEDLYECLEEQQVLLYPANELMATEAAISSPETLAQRIDALSALSQGFRGVVIVPYAGARRFLPAKESFAQARIRLQVGQTIQLETLIRTLADMGYVRSERVEVKGEFSVRGGIVDVYPLTSETPFRIELFDEDIDSIRSFDISDQRSIDKMDALTILPAQELIADSKRFQNAAQHAGDLLEQQLGKMTDRTAKQKLNEGIKQDIEMLREGIYFPGIYKYASLLYPERQTLIDYLPKDALVLMDEPARLLETAKQLEKDEAEWFTQLLQDGKSLPGYVISKNADSILYTRSHPTLFLSLFLRQVPHTQPQNIVNFMARAMQDFHGQMNLFKAEMDRWKKSGTRVIVLANGEERIDRVRRVLSDYHIEEPEILNGNLQSGFEIPSIHLVVVTEGEMFSQKQRKVRKADKKIENAERIKSYTELKVGDYVVHVNHGIGKYVGIGTLEINGIHKDYMHIVYAGGDKLSVPIEQIDMVQKYVGSEDKDPKVFKLGGSEWNRVKSKARASVKDIADDLIKLYADREAAPGYAFNKDTPYQQEFEDMFPYDETRDQIRAIGEIKEDMEKSRPMDRLLCGDVGYGKTEVAIRAAFKAAIDGKQVAVLVPTTILAQQHYETFRERFSGYPFNVQVISRFRSKKEQNETIKGVKAGTVDVLIGTHRLLSADVQFKELGLLIIDEEQRFGVTHKEKMKRLKTNVDVLTLTATPIPRTLHMSMLGVRDLSVIETPPENRFPVQTYVVEHSTALTREAIERELARGGQVYYLYNRVQGIQQMADQISALVPDAKVGVGHGQMSEQELERTILDFLDGEYDVLVSTSIIETGVDIPNVNTLIVHDADKMGLSQLYQLRGRVGRSNRVAYAYFTYQRDKVLTEVAEKRLQAIKEFTELGSGFKIAMRDLSIRGAGNLLGAEQHGFIASVGFDMYSQMLTDEIAERKAQMHGEAAAEKKEWTTQIDMTIDAYLPSDYIYDSIQKIEIYKKVANIRSMEEASDLHEELVDRFGDLPKAVTRLLAVARFKVYGNRYAIETVSHKGDDIILRISNGMNDQIDGQKLFEIGTEFDGRVKLVSGPHIEIILKCKGLKPDESLELLETFLERYEEVLKTKGVLHNVAK; the protein is encoded by the coding sequence TTGAAAACTTTAATTGAAGCCTTTAGGAAAGATGCCGACTTCCAATCCATTGCAGCCGGTGTGCGCAAAGGAATGAAAGAACAGCTCATTTCCGGGCTGGTGGGCTCGTCCAGACAGATTATGATCGCCTCCTTGCTTAAGGAGATGGATCAGCCTCTCTATATCATAACGCACAACATGTTCTCCGCACAGAAAATCGCGGAGGACTTATACGAATGTCTGGAAGAGCAACAAGTGCTTCTTTACCCGGCCAATGAATTAATGGCCACGGAAGCCGCCATTTCCAGTCCGGAAACACTCGCCCAGCGCATTGACGCCCTCTCGGCTCTGTCGCAGGGTTTTCGCGGCGTGGTCATTGTCCCATATGCGGGAGCAAGGCGCTTTCTTCCGGCCAAAGAGAGTTTCGCTCAAGCGAGAATCCGGCTTCAAGTAGGGCAGACCATCCAATTGGAGACACTCATTCGAACCCTGGCCGATATGGGCTATGTGCGTTCGGAGCGCGTCGAAGTTAAGGGAGAATTCAGTGTGCGCGGAGGCATCGTGGACGTCTACCCCCTCACATCGGAGACACCTTTCCGCATTGAACTGTTCGACGAAGACATCGATTCCATCCGCTCCTTCGATATTTCCGATCAGCGTTCGATTGATAAGATGGATGCTTTAACGATTTTGCCGGCACAAGAGTTGATTGCGGATAGCAAGCGCTTTCAGAATGCGGCGCAGCATGCAGGCGACCTCCTGGAGCAACAACTTGGCAAGATGACGGACAGGACCGCTAAACAGAAACTGAACGAAGGCATCAAGCAGGATATTGAAATGCTGCGGGAAGGCATCTATTTTCCCGGGATTTACAAATATGCATCACTCTTATATCCCGAACGACAAACGTTAATTGATTATCTGCCGAAAGACGCCCTCGTCTTGATGGATGAGCCCGCCCGGTTGCTGGAGACCGCCAAGCAGCTTGAGAAGGACGAAGCCGAGTGGTTCACGCAGTTATTGCAGGACGGAAAATCCTTGCCTGGCTATGTCATCTCCAAGAATGCGGACAGTATTCTCTATACACGTTCGCATCCGACCTTATTCCTTTCCTTATTTTTGAGACAAGTACCGCATACCCAGCCCCAGAATATCGTGAACTTCATGGCTAGGGCGATGCAGGACTTTCACGGTCAGATGAATTTGTTTAAGGCCGAGATGGATCGCTGGAAGAAGAGCGGAACCCGTGTTATTGTGCTGGCCAACGGCGAAGAGCGGATAGACAGAGTACGCAGAGTATTGAGCGACTACCATATTGAAGAGCCAGAAATCCTGAATGGAAATCTACAGTCGGGGTTTGAAATTCCTTCGATTCATCTTGTGGTTGTGACGGAAGGCGAAATGTTCTCCCAGAAACAGCGCAAAGTAAGAAAAGCGGACAAGAAAATAGAGAATGCCGAAAGAATCAAGAGTTATACGGAACTGAAGGTTGGGGATTATGTTGTTCACGTAAACCACGGCATCGGGAAGTATGTTGGGATCGGCACGCTTGAAATCAACGGAATTCATAAAGATTATATGCACATTGTTTATGCGGGCGGGGATAAGCTTTCCGTACCGATTGAACAAATTGATATGGTGCAGAAATATGTAGGCTCTGAAGATAAGGATCCGAAGGTATTCAAGCTCGGGGGCAGCGAATGGAACCGGGTGAAGAGTAAAGCGCGGGCATCCGTTAAAGACATTGCGGATGATCTAATCAAGCTTTACGCCGACCGGGAGGCCGCTCCCGGCTATGCCTTCAACAAGGATACGCCTTATCAGCAGGAGTTCGAAGACATGTTTCCATATGATGAAACCCGGGATCAGATCCGCGCTATCGGTGAAATTAAGGAAGACATGGAGAAATCCAGGCCGATGGATCGCTTGTTATGCGGGGACGTGGGTTACGGGAAGACGGAAGTGGCCATACGCGCAGCGTTTAAAGCCGCTATTGACGGTAAACAAGTCGCTGTGCTGGTGCCTACCACGATTCTGGCGCAACAGCATTATGAGACGTTCCGGGAGAGATTCTCGGGCTATCCGTTCAACGTTCAGGTCATTTCGCGGTTCCGCTCGAAGAAGGAACAGAATGAGACCATTAAGGGTGTGAAAGCAGGTACCGTCGACGTTCTGATCGGGACGCACCGATTGCTTTCGGCCGATGTGCAGTTTAAAGAGCTGGGGCTTCTCATTATTGATGAAGAACAGCGCTTTGGTGTAACCCATAAGGAAAAGATGAAGCGTCTGAAGACGAACGTGGACGTACTGACATTAACGGCCACACCGATCCCGAGAACGCTTCACATGTCCATGCTGGGTGTACGCGACCTCTCCGTAATTGAGACACCGCCGGAAAATAGATTTCCCGTGCAAACCTATGTGGTCGAACACAGTACGGCGTTGACTCGGGAGGCTATTGAACGCGAGCTTGCCAGAGGGGGACAAGTGTACTACCTCTACAACCGGGTTCAGGGCATTCAGCAGATGGCGGACCAGATTTCGGCGCTGGTGCCTGATGCGAAGGTTGGCGTGGGGCATGGCCAAATGTCCGAGCAGGAACTGGAGCGCACCATTCTGGACTTCCTGGACGGAGAGTATGATGTGCTTGTCAGCACCTCCATCATTGAAACCGGTGTGGATATCCCGAACGTAAATACGTTGATAGTGCACGACGCCGATAAGATGGGACTCTCGCAGCTCTACCAATTGAGAGGACGGGTCGGGCGTTCGAATCGAGTGGCCTATGCCTATTTCACCTATCAGCGGGACAAAGTGCTCACCGAGGTGGCTGAGAAACGTCTGCAAGCGATTAAAGAATTTACGGAGCTGGGTTCCGGGTTCAAAATCGCGATGCGCGACCTCTCCATAAGAGGCGCGGGCAATCTGTTAGGCGCGGAGCAGCACGGGTTCATCGCGTCCGTCGGCTTCGATATGTATTCGCAAATGCTGACCGACGAGATTGCCGAACGTAAAGCGCAAATGCACGGAGAGGCCGCGGCAGAGAAGAAGGAATGGACAACCCAGATCGACATGACCATCGACGCCTATTTACCATCCGACTATATTTATGATAGTATTCAGAAGATTGAGATTTACAAGAAAGTGGCGAATATACGCAGTATGGAAGAGGCGTCCGACCTGCATGAAGAGCTGGTGGACCGCTTTGGCGACCTGCCTAAGGCCGTAACCCGTTTACTTGCGGTAGCCCGGTTCAAAGTATACGGCAACCGTTACGCCATTGAGACCGTTTCCCACAAGGGCGACGACATCATATTGCGAATAAGTAACGGCATGAACGATCAGATCGACGGCCAGAAGTTATTCGAAATCGGCACGGAATTCGATGGTCGGGTCAAGCTGGTTTCCGGTCCGCATATCGAGATTATCTTGAAATGCAAGGGACTGAAGCCTGACGAATCGCTGGAGCTGCTGGAAACGTTCCTGGAACGATATGAAGAAGTGCTAAAAACGAAGGGAGTCTTACACAATGTTGCGAAATAA
- a CDS encoding anti-sigma-F factor Fin family protein, whose product MAVKYICRHCQTSLGTIQGSEVSEFQLGFHFLTPEERSDIISYTSEGDVQVNVTCDYCKEALDQHPELSLINNPLQ is encoded by the coding sequence ATGGCTGTAAAATATATTTGTCGTCATTGTCAAACCTCTTTGGGTACCATTCAGGGATCTGAAGTCAGTGAATTTCAACTCGGCTTCCATTTCTTGACCCCGGAGGAACGCAGCGATATAATATCGTATACTTCTGAAGGCGACGTACAGGTTAATGTGACATGCGATTACTGTAAAGAAGCTTTGGATCAACATCCGGAGCTGTCGCTGATCAACAATCCCTTGCAGTAG
- the pth gene encoding aminoacyl-tRNA hydrolase → MRWIVGLGNPGTPYQYTRHNVGFMAIDMLAERFGIPVSQNKFKAQIGEGNVSGCKVVLIKPMTYMNLSGESLRAFMDFYKADLEDLLVIYDDLDTELGKIRLRYQGSPGGHNGIKSIIQHSGTQVFNRIRIGISRPLPGKNIADYVLSDFAKAEAEPLQDALKQTVHAAEDFLKEPFEKTMARYNR, encoded by the coding sequence ATGAGATGGATCGTCGGTCTGGGCAATCCGGGCACTCCGTACCAATATACAAGGCACAATGTAGGTTTCATGGCCATTGATATGCTTGCCGAACGATTCGGTATACCTGTGAGTCAGAATAAATTCAAAGCGCAAATCGGGGAGGGCAACGTAAGCGGTTGCAAAGTAGTATTGATTAAACCGATGACGTATATGAATCTGTCGGGAGAATCCCTGCGCGCCTTTATGGATTTCTATAAAGCAGATCTGGAGGACCTCTTGGTCATTTATGATGATCTGGATACGGAACTCGGAAAGATCAGGCTCCGTTATCAAGGAAGCCCAGGCGGGCACAACGGTATTAAATCCATTATACAACATAGTGGCACCCAAGTGTTCAACCGAATTCGAATCGGAATTTCGAGACCCCTGCCTGGGAAAAATATCGCCGATTACGTCTTATCCGATTTCGCGAAGGCGGAGGCCGAACCGTTGCAGGACGCTTTAAAGCAAACCGTACATGCGGCGGAAGATTTTCTTAAGGAACCATTTGAGAAAACGATGGCCAGATATAATCGGTAA